CGGGACGCTCCAGTAAACCTTTACGATCACACACAAATACAAGAGAAATGAAACAGgaaaaatggaaataaaatGGGGAAATAgaaatgaaacagaaaaaatggaaataaaatgggaaaatggaaatgaaacagaaaaaatggaaataaaatGGGGAAATGGAAATGAAACGGGGAACATGGGACGCTCCTGTAAACCTTTAAGATCACACACAAATACAAGAAGACACTCCCACACTTTCACACACCAAATACATGGCTCATATTGTTATAAGTTGACCATTAATATCCAGGTGACCGTGATCGTGCTAAATGCTGGTACTGTAACGGAGGTTTACAGAACTGGGACGCCAATGATGAACCGTGGGTGGAACACGCAAAGTGGTTTCCGGGGTAAGTTGAGTCTCAAGTTTTTTCTCCTTTTTTACTAAAAGagatgttgttttaatgtaaaggTTTTTAGTTTGTAAATGATAATTTTTCCCAAGACAAACTGCTGCGGAAATACATTTTACGctttttaccaaaacattATGCCTGCTAGCAATAGCATTGAAATGGTGTTTTAGGTTTGTAAGAAACAGTTTGTTACTTTCATTACCATATTAAGACAGTTTTTGTTCGCAAGcacaaattttgtttgtaagcAGAAACTGCATGTTTTGTCTACCAGAATAgtagtttaaatacaatgttAGCAACAGTAGCAGATTAAGAACCTGCTGTAACTTTATCTGTTGTTATATAGAGAAAACCAAAAACATTAACATCCTATTATAAAAGTTTATTCCTCCCCAGATGTGAGTTTGTCCTTCGAAACAAAGGGATTTCTTTCGTGCACGAGATTTACACGAACAACCCAAATCTTAACCGTCCTGAAATCCAAAACGCTCGATCTGAATATTTGACGTCTCCCAAGAAAAATGGGGGGGTTATGATATCACAGACGGCCACAATCACCGCCGGCGAAGTCCTCGCTAACTATCtcccaccaccaccaccagaTGGAGTAGAGAGGTCCCCAGAGACAGGGAGTGCGACAGATGTCGATGCGATGATGAAGAATGAAGTCGTATCGGTCGTCACAAGCATGGGGTTCGGACATGACCTGATTCGGAAAGCTGTGGAAAAGTAAGATATGTTGGATGCAGGTTCTGCCCTGCCTGTTGTGCTAAACAGACTTACCGTTCAGAACaattcacattttttattcaaccCTAAAAAACGTTGTATGACAGTGGGATAATGGGTGGTTTGATGACAATATATGCTTGGGTTGGGTTTTATATGTTGAATTAGTTGTTTGGTTATATGTCATATATAGTGGGTAAGAACActggcaccaaacctgggccTACTTAGCCGTACTGTAGAACGAAtgaagttgcatacgtggtaactcgtaaacgagCATAAAACATCtacgttataacgactgtcgttgcccaccatgtgaggataaataagttcatttATTCCAACTAAAATGCTTCATTTAATTCAGTGTTTTGTTTCTCCCAGACACATCAGTAACAACGGTAGCAACCCACCAACCACTGAGGGTTTGCTAGAACTAATTCTTCAACTAGATgaaaatgatgatgtcatcgctgatgatgtcatcaatggTGATGTCATGCAGGATGATATAGGTGCAATAGGCGGTATTGTGATCTCACAAGGAGAAGGGGTGGAGACAAAATCAAGTTTGAAACGAAACAACGACAAAGCTGAACAAGATTCTGACCAAAAGCCGATGAAGCAACAAAAATTTGGTAAATTTcaaatgtttgattttttacaaattttgtgtttttcaaacattttgaaaaatatttgtttggtttttgAGAATCCACTTAATTGTATTCAGTAGCTGAATTGGCAGGGCATGTTATGAAACCTttgatttatgccagagttggcccttTATTAAGTTATTCAATAATGGTAATAAAACTTGAGAAACATATTGTTCCTGAATTTGCCTGTTTtgggttaaaaaaaacttttttgcacAATAATAAAGTTAAGATATAAACTTTTCTACTGATACTACTGTCACTGTCACTTTTTTACTGATATAACCTAATTACTCATATAATTCTCACTGTCACTTGCTAACAAATggtgttaattaaataaatggttATCAATTCACTCATGGTTAAATCCTGGCCAGTTCTACAATCCCTGATGATTTCATGAAAAGGAATCTTTCATATCAAATCATGGAATCATGGTAATCATATCATATATGTGATCTACTAAGTgaataatttttcatttgttaaGTTTCGTGCTTTTAAGTTGCAGTACAAAAATACAGTCAATACAGTCatcaaaaatacaattaacacAGTAAAGATACAATGTACAGTGAATGAAATACAACTGTAAGGTACAGTTGTAAAGGTACAGTTGCATAAAGTTACAGTAAGAGAGTAGTTTTAGTACAGtagtaaaaaatgcaaatacaGCTAAAACCTATAAACCTCATGGCCCTAGACATCATAGAACCTCAGCCTTATAGAATATTTTGTGATAGAACATGGTTTAGTTTATCTAAAGCCAATAggtaaaaacagattttataatataggAATGCTAGGCACAGTTTACTACACGAGTGCTGCAATGGCAATGGACCAACTGTGGCCTACAGTCCATGTCCTGGCATGCCATAGGGCTTTACTACTATACATAGGCATTGATAAACGGAATAGATAAGTTCAGTTTGAAGATAAAATGCAGGTGAggtaatataaaatgttacttAGGTAAGGTACATCCGAAGTCTCTtagtgtgcctcactgtacgGCTTCTATATAGAGTGAAAAGCAGCATGAACGGAAATATGTCCTAGCtagggtgtatgtgtccttgggcaagacacttaacaacaattgtggtcactagtgggttgtctaaattgttagccaaACAGAAAAACAGATTATTGGcttgctgctactattgtgggtgtatgtgttctttggcaagacacttaacaacaattgctccaacccatttgtcactaataagttgtgCAAATTTCCCGccattttatattgtttatacttATTACAGACACCAACGCCTTTGAGGAGTTAGAATCATTAGAGATGGAACGCAGATGTAGAGCATGTAGAAACCATGTTGCAGATACCGTGGTGATGCCTTGTGGTCATCTTTGCTTCTGTTCCAGCTGTAGCTCCTCTTCTAAAAGGTGCGGTTTATGCAGGGAAAAAATCCAATCTGTTATGAAAGTGTATTTGTCTTAAACCTGATATAtgctattttaaatatatgatctttttattaaataatgtttctttaccaaaaattttatatttacttgttTTAGGGGATTATGTCCCTCTAGTTCACCCCTAGTCATATTTTATGCTTAGCCTAACGTTCTTTGTGTGCGCAatgattttaatgtaaataagcTTTTTCCTTTATATGGGTGGCTAAATGTCCTACAGTAATGTATGTCAGGTTCCCATGTTGGTGCTTGGGATGTAGGTCAGAGTATATTACCCAAAACACATTGTTTTTGTAgcattgtgtttaaacagCCAAGCGTGATGTATTTTTACCATACTTACAATTTTCTTCAATCTTTTACTTgtaaaatatgctttgttgTACTTTTAAGAGATTTTTGCTGTACTTTTAAGAAATCAACTTAATGACTTAAACTCAATAATGATCGTAATATTCTATTatgcaaagtttttaaatccTACAGTGTTTACAGTATAACGTGCTAACTTACAAATGTTCAATTCTTGTATACAagcataaagttaaaaattataaaaaaaacactgtaaTAATATCTTTCAATCATGAAAAGcactaaataataaaagttgtaTTTGTCCCTATTTTGTGTTTGTCCCATGCTACGAtttataactaaatatttataaagtagtctttGAGTAGTTTATTTGCGCCAATTATGGCCATTTATTTGCGTATCAATTAATAATCAATGCAGCATTTTGTTTCTTGTAAAGTAccttacttttttttatcaacaaagctacatacaAATCTATTCTAACCAGTATGAACTATACTTTAAGAGAACCCATACGAAAATTGATTTAATATGCCATAATATGCAATATATTGATCAACTTACATTTATAACAGATATTAAAATTGCCATGAGCCTTTTGTatctatatcctgtctttttgttttgtgctATGTCCTGCATTTCtgttttggatattttttaatcttcgcCCAGCTAAGCGAAGagatgtttatatttttattatatcatcgccttaaatatattactttagTGTGTATACTATAATCAATGTCGTTACATAGTTTGACTTGTTTTGTAATAGCACTTAACAATGTAGTTATATGATCTATAAACATGTTGTTATACAATTAGCTAGCTTTTAaagaagttaaatttaaaaaaagggaaaaataaTGTATGAGAGATAATGTAGTAATGATGTGTGTAGAGTGTAGATAGGTTCTGTTTTGCTAGGTGTATGTGGTGTTAGAGGCTAGCACAAAATTTTGGTGAGGGGTGGTGCTGCTTTCATACAATACTGCCCTCCCCCTGGATACGCCTGCGGTCGCTAATATTATATATGCTGAAactaaagtttttgttttcagtgttaaaaataactatgaccaatttatgttactttatgtttaTCTATCCACAAAAAGCTGCAAGCTTTTccaaaaacacaatttacgGCAACACTGGGGGTGATTCCCCTTAAAACgcaaacaataaattttgCGAAACTTTGTTTTGATGTTTGGAGCAAATACGGAGCAGAATATTATGTCGGGCCAAGgggtaaaaactttaatttataactTATTGTAGACATTAAGAATGTGTTATTAAAATCGGTgatttttgttcgtttttttttttgtgaaattcGCCAAACGATCGTGAGGTATTATGCTACAATATACAATGAGCAGCGAGCgactgttttaatatatatgtgtaccAGATCGGCaagagggggggggggtatttttcactagcaccaatGTTTgtagaaaaagaagaaacctCTTCTTATAAAACGACTTTttcgttttattaattttgtccAAATTTGGACCACTAGGCTGCAATATGCTTTAAGTTAGTATTATTCAATCTTATGtgcctggggtggcagggtgggcaggctaACCCTGAAATTTtaacactgcattaatcagtcaacattacaaccaataagttagatttgttcaCAGgaatgtgtgtctaactatccctgcctcccctgtgttaaAAAAGTATGGTGCTTATAATTCTAAACCAGTTGGTTTTTTACAAAGCTGGTTTTAATATGAATTATATttcactgttttaattaaatctgACCTTCATTACGGTAATCTAagagatatataaaaaattatgttataaacaatttatttacacCTTTTAATCCTTCCCCCCTAACACACAGCGTCTTTCTTTCAATTCTCTTCTCTTCACTGTTTCAATTAATCTGATCTATACTACTATTATCTTATTCTAAACCAGCTTATAATTCTAAACCAGTGCTTATAGTTCTAAACATTCATCCATCTCTAACTATTCCTGCATCTCCTGTGTTTTCAAAAGCTCGGCACCTCTGATAACAACACATTACTTCCACAGACAATGGATGAATTACTCACCCATCTCATGCTCATGGGTTTCAACGCCCAGGATTGCCATGATGCCATCAGCTTTGGTAACTTATCCACTCAACAAGCTGTGGATTGGATTCTTGCAGGGAAACCAAGGCCTTCTGCTTCATCTGGACATTTGGTGCTTCCTAAGAAAGTTAAAGAAGGTTTGTAAAAATACTGGGTGTTAGGGTgttgggccaactctggtcttaACTCCTAGAGTGTTGgcgtttgaaacaaaacactggcGTTTCAACGACTATCTTTGCctccatgcgaagataaataagttacattcatttgaaGCACTATTTAAAATAGTATTATTACTCTAGAATCTGAAGCAAGTAATGTTAGCCCTGTAGTTCCAGGTGTTTCACAGCCTTCTATTAATAAAGATggaagtttgtttaaacccgAACAGGAGCCACCCGTGGTAAGTGTGTGTTCCtttaattaatgtttgtttGAGTATGTGTGTTAGGGGAAATGcacaagttatatattttgtcaATCTATAATGGATAACTGGGTTGAAGTCACTactattaagtgtcttgtttgATGGCAGCGTCTCGTTTTGAaccttattttaaattgatttttttttaatccgaattattagccatacagaaaatattCATTCACAGAGtaacgtgtatgaaacaggacctACTTGTTGTTTACacttatcttgttttaaattctgttCCCCGATGTTTAATTGAAACTTCATTATTATTCAGATACACAGTAGATTTGCTGAAAGTCGCGACGCTCGGCTTCTGTTCATGAACAACAAGAGAATGAAACTTGAAAGTGAAGtaaaaagagagaaaaaacttcgaaaaaaggtaaaaatctGGCTAGGCTGGCTAAACCACAATTATTTGGAAAGAAAGCATTTAAACTTTAAGTTACATAACACGGGTATTTACCTTTTGTTACAATGGCAAAAATAtcattgtttttatcaaagCTTAATTCTTAtcttaattgttaataaaaaaatattattctaaTTATAATAATTCCAATTTTATTGcgtatttgatttttatttataggagCGCGAAGATATTTTGAAAGAAATCGAATCGGATCGACGAGCTAAAGAAGGGAAGTCGCAAACGTACGATGACAATGCAAGTTCTGTTGCCATGCCAACAACCTCTGCTGCTCCTGGTGGTCAGAACGACTCGTGTCTCATACAGGTATGGTGGGACAGTTGCCAGAACCTTCGGTTGGGGTAACAATGTAATAAACCTCCTAGATCACCATACAAGTGATTCCAACCAAACATCAACGAAACACAAAATCctacaaaatttttaataataataatcactaAAACGTCACAACCCCTgttatatgatgtcatagatccGGCTCCCCGACGCACGAAACCTCCGTCACGAGTTTTCCTCGGAGCAAAAGATCGATGACATTCTTATGTACGTGAAAAGCAACCTCACGATCCCACAGGGGAAGAAGCTCTCACTCCTCCAACCGTTTCCGAGGAAGGAGTTCAATCCGGAGGACCCCTCGTCAATCAGAGAACTCGGATTCTGCCCGAAGACGAGTTTAGTTGCGAGATTTGTGGACCAaggttaaatttgtttatttaatttaaagttctGGTGACGTCTAATTAATTCAActtgtattaattttaaatcgtTTTGTAAtccaatttaaattcaaaatttaaaatcccaGGGCCATTGAGACTTCACcctaaagaaataaataattactaattagtctacttttgtaattaattttaatgataatgtttttaaaagcttgtaattaattttaaatttttcttaaCAGTTGGAGGCACTGGTAGCATCAACGTAGGGGAATCCCCCATCGTACCACCGATCGAAACGAACTCGGCCCACAACCTTCGTGACATCATGGGGACTTCCCCTCCAGGTCAACGTTACTCTTTTTCGCCACCTAGAGTCCATGACTCAGCACACCATTGGCCCTCCGGTGGCCAACGTCTTGGACACGTCGGAGAAAACGTGGAAAggtaaatagaaataatatttttcacaaagaaatgtttgttattatttcaataatgcaaaaatttaatgccagattttaccctgctgttaggtgcctatacaaacaagcagagccaaagtatattgtattcacCAAATCAATCAATGAGTCTATCAATGCTTTATCCATAGCACTTTATTCTTAACTTATTGctaaattcaataaaatgtcAATTTTCCAGTAATCATTCaattctttttcatttttaatattttccagaAATGAAATCTCCCCGCAACCTCCCgaagatgaggaagaagaagataTGGGAGATCCGATGCCTCCTgtacaacatagacatcatataccGGCTCATCCTCGCTTCCAAccacatagaaataatataaaccaacCCATTATGAGTCATAATTGGGGTCAAGGACGTGGATTGTTGGATGACAATTCACAACAATGGTGAGTATGGTTgggattatgacgtcataagggTGATTAATGGATGCTTTGTTTCAGGGAAGCTGTGGAAGAAAATCATGATCAAGGTTTGTTTAATTCAAAGATACTCCCCTCGTGCTCAccgtcgagttatacaccccgtgctcgctgtcgagttatgacacctcgtgctcgctgtcgagttatgacACCACATGCTCgttgtcgagttatacacctcgtgctcgctgtcgagttatgacacctcgtgctcgctgtcgagttatgacacctcgtgctcgctgtcgagttatgacacctcgtgctcgctgtcgagttatgacacctcgtgctcgctgtcgagttatgacacctcgtgctcgctgtcgagttatgacacctcgtgctcgccgGCGAGTTAtgacacctcgtgctcgctgtcgagttatgacacctcatgctcgccgGCGAgttgtacacctcatgctcgctgtcgagttatgacacctcgtgctcgctgtcgagttatacacctcgtgctcgccgTCGAGTTATgacaccttgtgctcgctgtcgagttatacacctcaagctcgctgtcgagttatgacaccacatgctcgctgtcgagttatgacacctcgtgctcgccggcgagttatacacctcgtgctcgctgtcgagttatgacacctcatgctcgctgtcgagttatgacACCACATGCTCGccgtcgagttatacacctcatgctcgccgGCGAgttgtacacctcatgctcgctgttgagTTATGACACCTCGTGCTCGTCGTCGaattatacacctcgtgctcttcgtcgagttatacacctcatgctcgtcgtcgagttatacacttcatgctcgctgtcaagcaAACATGTCtacacaccatacatggtggcatATTTAACCTGATATATCAAAGTATCAACAAAACATAGTTTACCATCATAACCCCCATGTTTGTTCCCAGATGAGCAAGAAATTGAGGCAAGGAACAGAAGGGACCATACAAGGCAAGCCATCGAAAACAGATTGAGAGAAAATTACGTTCAAGGTTTGTTGTTACACAAGATATATCTAACTACATTGATTGTTTATTCAATTCAGTGTTTAATGTTGTTAATACTATACTGTATTGAGTGTAAACTTGCTGCTTGCTAGCCATAGATTACTCTCACTGTTATACagtcaaataatttaaaactggaaagttacattctttatGTGTTTAATACAGTTTACTGCTATGCtgttaaataaatctttttataaatttatttgtttatacatatgtgcctattctataagggtgaggtcttcagtgaggcacacctgagacctgggatgtaggtatattaccccaacacccagggtgctaccatctagacccactgaggcagtttataaacacatttaaataacCTAATTATTTCACAGCAGCAAACGCAGAGCAACCATCCAAGCAGTTGAATGACGAGGTGGAAAATCTTCTGGATAAAAGTTTGAAGGTAAGATGTCCCAACtgtggtagcaccctgggtgttggggtaatagacctacatcccaggtctcaggtgtgcctcactgaagacctcacccttatagaacagaatctctattattgagtgtccataaactgcctcagtgagGTCTAGATggcagcaccctgggtgttggggtaataaacctacatcccaggtctcaggtgtgcctcactgaagacctcacccttatagaacagaatctctattattgagtgtccataaactgcctcagtggggtctagatggtagcaccttgggtgttggggtaatagacctacatcccaggtctcaggtgtgcctcactgaagacctcacccttatagaacagaatctctattattgagtgtccaTAAACTGcttcagtggggtctagatggcaGCACCctggttgttggggtaatagacctacatcccaggtctcaggtgtgcctcactgaagacctcacccttatggAATCtcttttatgacatcacaggtcGTTTTACGTCGAATTAAAGCGAAAGGGAGATTATCATTATCAACACTAGGTGTCCTACCACAACCATTGAGCGAAAAAGTGCTGACTCATCTTATTGACTCAGCACAATTAAACCCGAACACAATTCCCCTTTTCCGAGCATGGTAagcatagaaataatatattttgtgcaatAATTTCCGGGAACACAGTGGTTAGAGCCAATCTTCTAGACCAGAATATATGGGTTTgaggctcaatgctgccatTGCGAGCtggtccaaattgtcagccatacagaaaacaattacCCGCAAATTTACCTATGTGATAACTCGAATCGagcacgaggtgaatgaaacagaacacccgtgttataacgactgtcgttgccccaccatgcaaggataaataagttacatacgtggtaacttgtaagcgggcacgaggtgtatgaaacagaacaccgtgttataacgactgtcgttgccccgtcatgcgaggataaataagttacatacgtggtaacttgtaagcaggcacgaggtgtatgaaacagaacacccgtgttataacgactgtcgttgccccgccatgcaaggataaataggttacataggTTCTGAATCAcgatacgtggtaactggtaagcaagcacgaggcgaacacctgtgttataatgctAGATGTTAAACtatctttattaaattaacacCACATCATTATCACAGCCCACCTACTAAGCTGGTCTTGGATTATTATAAGTTTGCAACCAACCAACTTTTACAAGCGTGCAGGATATTTAACGGTGAGTGTTTCAGCAGAGCCAGCATCCCATCAtcgataaataaattttttaatataccaCCCACATGTTATACATATTATACCCTTCACGAAACCTATACATTAACCTCCTTTTaccttttttgctttttattgcGGGTGCCCCTTCTTTATATTTCATTGCCTTTTTACCAGTGACTTACTTATGCCTATATATTATACCTACCCCCCCTGCACATAACAGATACATTAACCCCCCCTCCTTTACACAGGTTTGCGTGTATTGAGTCTACGTTCATGTAGTTTACTCACGGACCCCGGTTGTTCAATGCTTGCTTACCAACATAAGCTTCAATACTTGGATGTTTCTGGATGCTCTCAACTTACCAACCAATTCATGCATATTAT
The sequence above is a segment of the Ciona intestinalis unplaced genomic scaffold, KH HT000175.1, whole genome shotgun sequence genome. Coding sequences within it:
- the LOC100180279 gene encoding uncharacterized protein LOC100180279 isoform X5; amino-acid sequence: MDELLTHLMLMGFNAQDCHDAISFGNLSTQQAVDWILAGKPRPSASSGHLVLPKKVKEESEASNVSPVVPGVSQPSINKDGSLFKPEQEPPVIHSRFAESRDARLLFMNNKRMKLESEVKREKKLRKKEREDILKEIESDRRAKEGKSQTYDDNASSVAMPTTSAAPGGQNDSCLIQIRLPDARNLRHEFSSEQKIDDILMYVKSNLTIPQGKKLSLLQPFPRKEFNPEDPSSIRELGFCPKTSLVARFVDQVGGTGSINVGESPIVPPIETNSAHNLRDIMGTSPPGQRYSFSPPRVHDSAHHWPSGGQRLGHVGENVERNEISPQPPEDEEEEDMGDPMPPVQHRHHIPAHPRFQPHRNNINQPIMSHNWGQGRGLLDDNSQQWEAVEENHDQDEQEIEARNRRDHTRQAIENRLRENYVQAANAEQPSKQLNDEVENLLDKSLKVVLRRIKAKGRLSLSTLGVLPQPLSEKVLTHLIDSAQLNPNTIPLFRACPPTKLVLDYYKFATNQLLQACRIFNGLRVLSLRSCSLLTDPGCSMLAYQHKLQYLDVSGCSQLTNQFMHIIQELELRHLAVDGTRISDEGVSHYFHHKPRESLIYLSLKNLKGITCKSLKHEMKSLRSILLDQTSVHTLEGLVTNTPNLHCLSIAGCIIDINELEHLSRLGGSLLSLNVKDVQLKYVDGSVREDGNMVFRCLAGLSKLKHLDHQFRLTLTSDAIKYIRHAPLTSLSLSYHRGIDDSALSYISSMTHLEELDLTNTRISDVGLMFISPLMPRINSLFLAKTNVTSQGVIEMLKAPGKSLPLSLLSLQYTRIGNLLLRSEVLNQCCTNLVTLIIRDTKVSDSGLRHLSLPHLTHLLLTDTRVRHRTIVMSYPACPSLQLVEVSKNLAVSSMAESGTDDNDD